The DNA segment TGCCGACTTGTTGGACATTCTGGGTAATCCGGAGCGCCTGATGCAGGTCATTCGCGATGAATTGCAAGCTATTGTGGAAGAGTTTGGTGACGAGCGTCGCACTGAAATCACCAGCTCTCGCCGCGATTTGACCGTGGCCGATCTGATTGATGAAGAAGAACTGGTCGTCACCATTTCCCACAGTGGCTATGCCAAGACTCAAGCGGTGGAAGATTATCAGGCCCAGCGCCGTGGCGGTCGTGGTAAAGCGGCGACCTCTATGAAAGACGAAGATTTCGTAGAAAAACTGCTGGTGGCTAACTCTCACGACACTATTTTGTGTTTCTCTAACCGTGGCAAGGTCTACTGGTTGAGGGTGTTTGAAATTCCGCGCGCCAGCCGTGCTTCACGCGGCCGCCCGATGGTGAACATTCTGCCGCTGGACGAGGGTGAACGTATCACCACATTCCTGCCGGTTAGAGACTACCCGGAAGATCAGTTTGTATTGATGGCAACATCAGCCGGCGTGGTCAAAAAGACCCCGCTGCCGAACTTCTCCCGCCCACGCAGCAGTGGCCTGATTGCGCTGTCGCTGGACGAAGGTGACACCCTGATTGGCGCGGCGATCACCGACGGCAGCGCCGAAATCATGTTGTTCTCCACCGCCGGTAAAGCGGTGCGCTTTAAAGAAGAAGCGGTGCGCCCGATGAGTCGCACAGCACGGGGTGTACGCGGTATCCGTATGGCCGAAGGCCATCACGTGGTGTCATTGATCATTCCACAGGATAACGCCGTACTACTAATGGCGAGCGAACACGGCTACGGCAAACGCACCAACCTGGATGAATTCCCCACGTACGGTCGCGGCAGCCAAGGCGTTATCGCCATGCAGTGTTCTGATCGTAACGGCAACCTGGTGACTGCATTGCAACTGTTCGACGGCGACGAAATGATGCTGATCTCGGACAAGGGCACGCTGGTTCGTACCCGTACAGATGAAGTGTCTGTGCTCAGTCGCAACACCCAGGGTGTGCGCCTGATCAAACTCAGCCAGGAAGACGAACGCCTGGTGGGTGTAGAGCGCATTGCAGAAACCGACGCTGAAGAGATCATCGGGGAAGACACCGAGGTTGAAAGTGTCACGGGTGAAGATGCATCAAGTGAGCAAAGTAATCTGCAAGCAGGCGGTGAAACGCTTGACGGTAACAGTACCGATGCAGACGATAATGGCGACGCGGATGCCGGCGACGAATAAGTCGCCGCAGCCGGCACACTGAATCAGCAAGACGCGAGAGACCACAGCAACATGAGCAGGGCGTATAATTTTTGTGCAGGCCCGGCAACTTTGCCGGAACAAGTGCTGCTACAGGCACGGGACGAAATGCTCGACTGGCGCGGTACCGGCATGTCGGTGATGGAAATGAGCCATCGCAGCGACGAGTTTGTTGAAATCGCCGAAACTGCCGAGCAGGATGTGCGTGATTTGGCTGGAATATCAGACGATTACGCCGTTCTTTTCATGCAGGGCGGCGCCTCTAGCCAGTTTGCTACTGTGCCCCTGAATCTGCTGGGTAACTCAGCCTCCGCTGATTACGTGAACACCGGTATCTGGTCCGAAAAAGCCATCGCTGAAGCCCGTCGTTACGGCGACGTGAATGTGGTGGCCAGCTCTGCCGGGTGCGGTTTTACCACCGTGCCCGATCAGACCGGCTGGAAAACCCGTGCTGATGCGGCTTATTTGCATTACACGCCCAATGAAACCATCGGTGGTCTGGAGTTTGATTTTGTTCCCGACAGCGGCAAGGTGCCTTTGGTTGCGGACATGTCATCCAGCATGCTGTCGTGCCCCGTAGACGTCTCGAAATTCGGTCTGATTTACGCCGGCGCGCAGAAAAATATCGGTCCTTCTGGCCTCGTGGTTGTCATCGTTCGCAAAGATTTGCTGGGTAAAGCCCACGTGAAGATCCCGACCATGATGAACTATCAGGTGATGGCCGATAACGCCTCGATGTTCAACACGCCGGCGACTTACTCTTGGTACCTTACGGGTCTGGTTTTCAAGTGGCTGAAAGATCAGGGCGGCGTAAGCGCCATAGGCGAGCTCAACGCCCGCAAAGCGAAAAAGCTGTACCATTTTATTGATACCAACCCGTTGTACTCCAACCCCATTGACCCGCGCTTCCGCTCCCGGATGAACGTGCCCTTCATTCTTGCTGACGAGGCTCTAAACAGCGCTTTTTTAAAAGGTGCTGATGAGCGCCAGTTGCTGAACCTGAAAGGTCACCGGTCAGTAGGCGGCATGCGAGCCAGCATCTACAACGCTATGCCGGAAGCCGGCGTAGACGCACTGATCTTCTATATGGCGGAATTTGCCAAGGAGCGCGGTTAACCATGAGCGATGAGCAAGCTCGATTGGCGGAACTGCGCGACGAAATAGACAGTATTGATCAGCAGATTATGAAGCTGATCAGTGCCCGCGCCCGCTGCGCCCAAGAAGTTGCCCATGTAAAAATGGCCGCCAATCCGGGGCAAGATGTGGTTTTCTACCGCCCCGAACGCGAAGCCCAGGTACTGCGCCGTATTATGGAACAAAACCCGGGGCCGTTGCCCGGCGAGGAAATGGCGCGCTTGTTCCGCGAAATTATGTCGGTGTGCCTGGCCCTTGAAAAACCCATGCACATTGCCTTTTTGGGGCCGTTGGGCACCTTTACCCAGGCCGCTGCGCTCAAGCACTTTGGCCACTCGGTGGTGAGCGTGCCCATGCCTGCCATTGATGCGGTGTTCCGCGAAGTGGAATCTGGAGCTGCGCACTACGGCGTAGTGCCCGTTGAGAATTCTACCGAAGGCATGATCAACCACACTCTGGATATGTTCATGTCGTCGCCGTTGAAAATCTGCGGCGAAGTGCAACTTCGCATTCACCACCACCTGATGGTGGCGCCGCAGCACGACGGCCAGGAAATCACCCGAATTTACTCGCACCAGCAGTCGTTCGCCCAGTGCCGCCAGTGGCTGGATACCCACCGCTACGGCATCGAACGCATCAGCGTTTCCAGCAACGCTGAGGCGGCGCGCCGTG comes from the Marinobacter psychrophilus genome and includes:
- the pheA gene encoding prephenate dehydratase; protein product: MSDEQARLAELRDEIDSIDQQIMKLISARARCAQEVAHVKMAANPGQDVVFYRPEREAQVLRRIMEQNPGPLPGEEMARLFREIMSVCLALEKPMHIAFLGPLGTFTQAAALKHFGHSVVSVPMPAIDAVFREVESGAAHYGVVPVENSTEGMINHTLDMFMSSPLKICGEVQLRIHHHLMVAPQHDGQEITRIYSHQQSFAQCRQWLDTHRYGIERISVSSNAEAARRAAAEPGAAAIAGDMAAELYGLVKLANSIEDRPDNTTRFLIIGREAVTPSGHDKSSVLVSMRNKPGALYQLLEPFHSHGISLTRIETRPSQTGTWAYVFYIDFEGHMDDEPARKVLAEVDVEAVELKRLGSYPIGVL
- the serC gene encoding 3-phosphoserine/phosphohydroxythreonine transaminase, with amino-acid sequence MSRAYNFCAGPATLPEQVLLQARDEMLDWRGTGMSVMEMSHRSDEFVEIAETAEQDVRDLAGISDDYAVLFMQGGASSQFATVPLNLLGNSASADYVNTGIWSEKAIAEARRYGDVNVVASSAGCGFTTVPDQTGWKTRADAAYLHYTPNETIGGLEFDFVPDSGKVPLVADMSSSMLSCPVDVSKFGLIYAGAQKNIGPSGLVVVIVRKDLLGKAHVKIPTMMNYQVMADNASMFNTPATYSWYLTGLVFKWLKDQGGVSAIGELNARKAKKLYHFIDTNPLYSNPIDPRFRSRMNVPFILADEALNSAFLKGADERQLLNLKGHRSVGGMRASIYNAMPEAGVDALIFYMAEFAKERG